From a single Chlamydiota bacterium genomic region:
- a CDS encoding NADH dehydrogenase-like protein gives MHQESKIVIVGGGFAGLNAAKHLKKAACDIVVIDRTNHHLFQPLLYQVATSALSPSDIARPIRDILKKQSNASVVMASVDKVDLKAQQVQLENGHTIDYSHLILAPGARHSYFGHPEWEVIAKGLKSLDDALKIREHILFSFEKAERCDSEEEAKKYLTFVIVGAGPTGVEMSGAIAEIAHKTMLKNFSKIDPTKTQIFLINPHSPVLPSFPPSLGNRAEKDLKKLGVQVISNKRVTNITLDGVYMDQEFISARNVIWAAGNQASPLLKTLEGVELDPQGRVVVDPDLSVPNHPEVFVVGDAAHVKDKKGNPLPAISPAAIQQGRFVAKIIQKNIPKEKRSAFKYFDKGMLATVGKYKAIGKMGVFKFKGLLAWFVWGFVHVFYLAGFANKLLLLINWSFYFIAGQRNARIIQHTIQQEKEIDKPGSVD, from the coding sequence ATGCATCAGGAAAGCAAAATTGTGATTGTGGGCGGTGGTTTTGCCGGACTCAATGCTGCAAAGCATTTAAAAAAAGCTGCTTGCGATATTGTTGTCATTGATCGCACTAACCATCACTTGTTTCAACCTCTTTTGTATCAAGTCGCCACATCCGCACTATCTCCTTCAGATATCGCAAGACCTATTCGAGATATTTTAAAAAAACAATCCAATGCTAGCGTTGTGATGGCTAGCGTCGACAAAGTGGATCTTAAAGCACAACAAGTCCAGTTAGAAAATGGTCACACCATTGATTATTCACACCTAATTCTCGCTCCTGGCGCAAGGCACTCTTATTTTGGCCATCCTGAGTGGGAAGTGATAGCCAAAGGATTAAAAAGTTTGGACGACGCCCTTAAAATACGCGAGCACATCCTATTTTCTTTTGAAAAAGCCGAGCGCTGTGACAGTGAAGAGGAGGCAAAAAAATACTTAACTTTTGTGATTGTAGGAGCAGGCCCTACAGGTGTTGAAATGTCTGGAGCCATTGCTGAAATTGCACACAAAACGATGTTGAAAAATTTTTCAAAAATCGATCCGACAAAAACGCAGATTTTTTTGATCAATCCACACTCCCCCGTGCTCCCTTCTTTTCCTCCGTCTCTTGGAAATCGCGCAGAAAAGGACTTAAAAAAACTGGGCGTACAAGTGATTTCTAATAAACGTGTGACAAACATCACTCTTGATGGCGTTTATATGGATCAAGAATTCATATCAGCACGCAATGTGATTTGGGCTGCAGGAAACCAGGCAAGTCCCTTACTAAAAACGCTTGAAGGTGTGGAACTAGATCCCCAAGGACGCGTGGTTGTAGATCCAGATCTTTCTGTTCCCAATCACCCCGAAGTCTTTGTGGTTGGAGATGCTGCCCACGTTAAGGATAAAAAGGGTAATCCTTTGCCTGCCATATCCCCTGCAGCAATCCAACAAGGGCGTTTTGTGGCAAAAATTATTCAAAAAAACATTCCAAAAGAAAAACGCTCTGCTTTTAAGTATTTTGATAAAGGCATGCTTGCCACAGTCGGAAAATACAAAGCGATTGGCAAAATGGGTGTTTTTAAATTCAAAGGGCTTCTTGCATGGTTTGTATGGGGTTTTGTGCATGTGTTTTACTTAGCCGGTTTTGCAAACAAGTTGCTACTTCTTATCAATTGGTCGTTTTATTTTATCGCAGGGCAGAGAAATGCACGCATTATCCAACACACTATCCAACAAGAAAAAGAGATCGACAAACCAGGCAGTGTTGATTAA